The sequence CGCTATCCAGTGCGCGACGGCGAGTTCCTCCATCCACCGGACCCACACCGCGTTGTTGACGTGCCCGTTGGCGTCGATGTGCTCGGGCAAGGCGGTGAAGGTCCGGCTGTAGCTGTTGCTCACTCCTCGATGCCGAGCTGCCAGAGGATGAAGGCCACTTCCTCCGCTGTCTCGCGCAGGCCTTCGAAGCGGCCCGAGCGCCCGCCGTGGCCGGCGCCCATGTTGGTCTTCAGCAGCAGGATGTTGTTGTCGGTCTTCAGCTCACGCAGCTTGGCTACCCACTTGGCGGGCTCCCAATAGGTGACGCGCGGATCGTTGAGGCCGGCCGTCACCAGCATCGGCGGGTAGTCCTGCGCAATGACCTGGTCGTAGGGCGAATAGCTGAGCAGGTGGGTGAAGGCCGCCTTGCTCTCGATCGGGTTGCCCCATTCCGGCCATTCGCCCGGCGTCAGCGGCAGGCTGGTGTCGAGCATGGTGGTCAGCACGTCCACGAAAGGCACATGCGCCACCACCGCGCCGAACAGTTCGGGTGCCTGGTTGACCACGGCGCCCATCAGCTCGCCGCCGGCAGAACCGCCGCTGGCGGAGATCTGGCCCTCGGAGGTGTAGCCCAGTTCGATCAGGCCGCGCCCCACGTCGACGAAGTCGTTGAACGTGTTGGTGCGCTCTTCCATCTTGCCCTGCAGGTACCAGTTGCGGCCCAGGTCATCGCCGCCGCGGATGTGCGCGATGGCATAGGCCACGCCGCGATCGATCAGGCTGAAGCGCGTGGTCGAGAAGTTGGGCGGATAGGCGAAACCGTAGGCGCCATAGGCATACATGTGCAGCGGCCCGCCCATTTCGCGGTCCGTGCGATAGACGATGCTGACCGGCACCATCGCCCCGTCACGCGCACGCACCTGGATGCGCTCCACCGTGTAGAGCGAGGGATCGAAACCGCTCGGGATTTCCTGCACCTTGAGCGTTTCCAGCTCCTGGCTGGCAACGTGGTAATCGTACACCGTGTCGGGCGTGATCGGGCTTTCGTAGCTCAGCCGGATGCGGTCGACCGCCCATTCCGGGTTGTTGGAGGTGCCCGCTGTATAGGTCGCTTCCGGGAAGGCGATGGTCTCCACCCGCGAGGGGTCGTCGTAGTAACGGATCTGCACCTGATCGAGGCCGTTGAGGCGCCCTTCGGTGACGTAGAAATCGCGGAACAGATCGAAGCCGGTCAGGTAGAATTCGTCCGAGCCTTCGATCAGCGTGGTCCAGTTGCCCGGATCGCTGAGCGGGGCGGTGGCGAGGCGGAAATTGACGTGCTCGTCATTGCTCCAGATGTAGAGCGTGCCCTCGCGGATGTCGGCCGAGTACTCGACCCCGGTCTGGCGCTCGCGCACCAGGATCGGCTCTGCGGTCGGGTCGGTGATCGGGATGAAGCGGACTTCGCTCGTCTCGTTGTCGCCGGCCGCGATGATCAGCCATTCGCGGTTGGAGGACAGGCCCGGCGAAGTGGTGAAGCCCAGCTGCGCCTCGTGATAGATTTCGACATCGTTGGCCGAATCCTCACCGATGGTGTGGGCGAAGATGCGGTCGACACGCCAGTTCTCGTTGGCGCGGCCATAGACCAGCATGGAATCGTCCGCCGCCCAGATCAGGCCGGTGTTGGTGTCCTCGATGGTATCGGGCAGCAGTTCGCCGGTCTCGGTGTCGAGGATCTGCACGGTGTAGCGTTCCGCGCCGCTGGTGTCGGTCGAATAGGCGACGTAGCGCCCGCTTTCGCTGACCGAGATATCGCCCAGGCTGAAATACTCGTGCCCTTCGGCCAGTGCCGGGCCGTCGAGGAACAGCACCGCCTCGCCGCCTTCGGCCGGGCGGCGGTAGTACTTGCGATATTCGCCGCCCTCTTCGAATTCCGACCAGTAGATCCAGTCGCCATCACGCTGCGGCACGCTGGAATCGTCTTCCTTGATGCGCCCGCGCATCTCGGTGAACAGCGTCTCGACCAGCTGCTGCTGGCCGGCCATCTGTGTTTCGAAATAGGTGTTCTCGGCGCGCAGGTAATCAAGCACGTCCTCGTCATCGATGACCGGATAGCTCTCGTCGCGCAGCCACGCATAGGGATCGGAAACGGTGATGCCGTGGTAGGTATAGCTGTGCTCGCGCTGTTCGGCGCGCGGCGGCTGGATGCTGGTATCGTAATTCACTTCTGCGTCCTGTGCATTTGCCGGAAGCGCCGTAGCGGCGGCAGCCAGCGCGGCAAGGGTGATGTTGCGGATGATCGACATTAGGAAGCGTCCCCCGGAAGACTTGCCCCGCGCACGACTGGAAAGCCGCGCGGCAAAGGCCTATGTCGCCTGCCTATAGCCAAATTGTTTCCTCTGGAACCGGAATTACGACGAAATGCTGATGCAGACCCATGAAGCCCGCCTCGACGCCCTCCGCAAGGAGCTTGCCAAGCGCGACCTTGCCGGATTCGTGGTGCCGATCAGCGATGAACACCTGTCCGAATATGTCGGCGCCTATGCCCAGCGCCTGGCCTGGCTGACCGGCTTCGGCGGCTCCGCCGGCAGCGCAGCGATCCTGCGGGACAAGGCGGCCATGTTCGTCGACGGCCGCTACACCCTGCAAGTGCGCGAGCAGGTGAGCGGGCAGCTCTACGAATACAAGTCGGTACCCGACGATTCGATGGCCGACTGGCTGGCGGACAACGTCAGCGAAGGCGCGCGGATCGGGTTCGACCCATGGCTGCACACGCGCGGCTGGGCCAAGAAAGTGGCGAAGAAGCTGGAATCGGTCGGTGCCGAACTGGTGCCGGTCGAGGGCAACCCGATTGACGCCGTCTGGGCCGACCAGCCCGAACCCTCTCCCGCCCCGGCCTATGTCCAGGACGACAAGCTGGCGGGCCGCACCAGCGCCGAAAAGCGCGCCGAGATCGCCTGCTGGCTGAACGACAACAAGCTGGATGCCGTAGTCATCAGCGCGCTCGACTCGGTGGCCTGGACGCTCAACATCCGCGGTGCCGACGTCGATCACACGCCGGTCGCGCTGTCCTATCTGGTGGTGCAGGAAGACGGCACTGCCGACTGGTTCATCGCGCCCGAGAAGGTGCCCGCCGAAGTGGCGCAGGCGCTGGGCAATGCCGTGCGCATCCGTCCGCGCGATGAGTTCTCCGCCGCCTTCGCCGAGCTGGCGGGGAAGCGCGTCGCCGCCGATCCCGCCCGTTCGGTCGCCGCCATCTTCGAGCGACTGGACGAAGTCGGCGCGGAAATCGTCTCCGAGGACGATCCCACCGTGCTGCCCAAGGCAATCAAGACTCCGGCCGAACAGCAGGGTCATCGCGACGCCCAGGCGCGCGACGGCGTGGCCATCGCGCAGTTCCTGCACTGGCTGTCGGTCGAAGCGCCGAAGGGCGAGGTGGACGAGCTGTCCGCCGCCGCCAAGCTGCACGACCTGCGCCGCGCCAACAGCGACCTGCTGCGCGACCTGTCGTTCGATACCATCTCCGGCGCCGGCCCCAATGGCGCCAGCCCGCATTACCGCGTGGACGAGGACAGCAACCGCAAGCTCGAGCCGAACAGCGTCTACCTGGTGGATTCGGGCGGCCAGTACCCCGACGGCACCACCGACATCACCCGCACCATCTGGGTCGGGCCCGGCAGCCCGCCAGACGAGGTTTGCGACCGCTTCACCCGCGTACTGAAGGGCCATATCGCGCTCGACATGCAGACCTTCCCGCCGGGCACTCCCGGCTCGGCGCTCGACACGCTGGCACGCCAGCACCTGTGGATGGCAGGCGTCGACTATGCCCACGGTACCGGCCACGGCGTCGGCGCCTTCCTCGGCGTGCACGAAGGCCCGCAGCGCATCGCCAAGGGTCGCGGGGCGCAGGCGGGGACCGACCAGCCGCTGATGGCCGGCATGATCCTTTCCAACGAGCCGGGCTACTACAAGGCCAATGAATACGGCATCCGGATCGAGAACCTGGTGCTGGTGGAGCCGCGCGAGATCGCCGGCGCCGAGGGCGAATGGCTGGGCTTCGAAACGCTTACCTTCGCGCCGATCGACCGTACGCTGGTGAAGCGCGACCTGCTTTCGCCGGCCGAGATCGCCTGGTGGAACGACTATCACGCCAAGGTGCGCGAGATCATCGCGCCGCAGCTTTCCGGCGAGGTGCTGGAATGGCTGGAAGAGGCGTGCCAGCCGCTGTGATCGGGCGGGCGGTCCCGCGGTCCTGAAGCTCCGGTAAACCGCAGTTAAGCGGCAGATGAACGGCAAGCCCGCCGAGCGACAAACTGCGACAAAAATCCCGGATTCGGGCAAACTCATGCGACAACAGGTGCCTAGAACGGACCCGGTGAGCGGCGGGGTGTCACTTCCTCACCTCCCCCCTTCCTGAGGGCGCCCCGTTGCTCTACGCATTCGAACCGGAGAGTAGACATGAACAAGACCCTCATCCTGGCCCTGGCCGCCACGGGCCTGAGCATCAGCGGCACCGCCGCAGCGCAGGACCGCCCGCAGCGCGGTGCCGATATCACCCGCGCCGACGCCGAAGCACGCGCCGGAGCCGCCTTTGCCCGCATGGATGCCAACGGCGACGGCCTGCTCAACACCGCAGACCGCGAAGCCCGCCAGCGCGAACGTTTCGCCCGCGCCGATGCCGATGGTGACGGCGCGGTTACCTTCGAGGAAGCGCAGGCCGCTCGCGAAGCTCACCGGGCAGAGCGCCAGGCCCGCCGCGCCGAACGCGGCGCCGAGGCTGGCGAACGCCGCGGCATGCGCGGCCAGCGCATGGGCCGTCGCGGTGGCATGCGCGGGATGCGTGGAATGATGGCCGAACGCGCCGACACCAATAACGACGGCGCGATCAGCCAGGCCGAATTCGCGGCTGCCATGCTCGCCCGTTTCGACCGCACCGACGCCAATGGCGATGGCACCGTCACCGCCGAGGAACGCCGCGCCCAGCGTGGCGAGCGGCGCGAACGGATGCGCGAACACCGGGAAAACCGCGCCGGATGACCAAGGAGCAGGTCCAGTTGCTGCTCGTCGATGACGAGCCCAGCCTGCGCGAGCCCCTGGCCGACTACCTGTCGCGCCAGGGGTTCGACGTCACCCAGGCCGAAAGCGCCGCCAAGGCGCGCTCCGCCTTGCAGGAGATGACCCCCAGCCTCGTCCTGCTCGACATCATGATGCCAGGCGAGGACGGCATTTCACTGTGCCGCCACCTGGTGGAAAGCAAGGACCTGCCGGTCATCTTCCTCACCGCCAAGGGCGAGGCGACCGACCGCATCGTCGGACTGGAAATCGGTGCCGACGACTATGTCGTCAAACCCTTCGAACCGCGCGAGCTGGTCGCGCGCATCCGCTCGGTCCTGCGCCGGGCCACCAAGGGCGGCGCACCGACCGGCGGCAATGCCGATGCCCATTACGAATTCGACGGCTGGCAGCTCGACCCGCTCAAGCGCCGGCTGATCGACCCGGAAGGCACGCTGGTGCCGATTTCATCGGCGGAATTCCGCTTGCTGCGGGCGCTGCTGGACCATCCCAAGCAGGTGATGGACCGCGACCGCCTGCTCGACATGGTGCAGGGCCGCGAGGCGCACCTGTTCGACCGTGCGGTCGACAACCAGGTCAGCCGCCTGCGCCGCAAGATCGAAGCCGACACGCGCGATCCCAAGGTGATTCAGACCGTCTGGGGCGGCGGCTATCGCCTCGCCTGCGAAGTCCGTCGCTTCGAACCCGAACAGGATTGAGCGGAAACCGACCGGGACCCTGATGCGACGTTTCCTTCCCAAGAGCCTGCCCCCTCGTAGTCTGCTGGGCCAGATGTTGCTGTCGGTAGCGCTGGCACTGCTGGTGGCGCAGACCATTTCCGCCGTGCTGCTGTACCGGGCGCAGCAGGCACGCAACGAATTCGGCGCGGCCAATGCGCTGGCCTTCCAACTGGTTGCCGAACCGCGCATCGACATTCGCGTCGATGCGGATCCGAGCGGCGACAATCCGATGCGTCGCCGGCCCCGCGTGCTGCGCATGCAATACAGCGAGACCAGCCCGCTGCTGCCGGGTGAGAGCAGCGATGACCGGCGCGAAAACCTGCTGCGCGAATTGCTGGGGAACCAGGGAGTCGACATCGCCGACCTGGTGGTCACCAGCCGCCCGGTGATGGATGATCCCTTCGTCCAGCGCGGCCTGCGCAACGGCACGCGCTGGCGGGGTGACGAGGCCTGGCAGCGCGGAGAACTGCTGGTCGCCGGCCTGCGGCGCACCGGGGAAGAGCGCTGGCTGATCGCCCGCATCCCCATGCCCGTACCCGAAGAAGGATCGCTGCGCGGCGTTATCCTGCAGACGGTGATTCTCTACCTCGTGCTGGTCGGCGGGCTGGCCCTGCTGCTGCGCCGCATCACCCGTCCGCTGGCGGTACTTACGCGGCGGGTCGAACGCTTCGGTGGCCAGCAACTGGAAGCCGATCCGCTGCCACCCTCCGGCCCCGAGGACACGCGTCGCCTGATTACCGCGCACAATGCGATGGAAGCCCGTATCGCCGCCCTGCTCGACGAGAAGGACGTCATGCTGGGCGCCATCGGGCACGACCTGAAGACCCCGCTGGCGGCGCTGCGCGTGCGGATCGAATGTGTCGAGGACGATATCGAGCGCGAGCGCATGGCCGATACCATCGAGGACATTACCAACTCGCTCGACGATATCCTCTCGCTGGCCCGCGTGGGCCGTCCCAGCGATCCGCTGGAGCGGACCGACCTGTCCGCGCTGCTGGCCAGCGTGGTGGAGGAATACGAGGACATGGGCCGGAACGTCGCGCTTGGCCCGACCGAACGCGTCGCCCTGCCGGTGCGCGCAACCTGGCTGCGCCGGGCGCTGCGCAACCTCATCAGCAACGCGCTGCGTTACGGCCAGCAGGCGCGCATCAGCCTGTCGAAGGACGACACCCACGCCATCCTGCGCATTGCCGACAAGGGGCCGGGCATTCCCGAGGACCAGATCGACGCCATGCTGCAGCCCTTCACCCGCGGCGAAACCTCGCGCAATCGCGAGACTGGCGGCGCGGGGCTGGGCCTGACGCTGGCACGCGCCATCGCCGAGCAGCACGGCGGCACGCTCACCCTGTCCAACCGCATCGGTGAGGATGGCGGGGTGGACGGTCTGCTGGCGGAAATCCGCATCCCGCTCAGCGCATAAGGCCGCCGATAATATTGCGCACGAAGCGGCCGACGATCGGTCCGCCGAGGTCGGTCGCAATGGAGCCGACGCCGGAGGTAATCGCCGTCCTGGTGGGGTTGGCGCGGCTCCGGCGCCCCGTCACCGCTGCCGCGGCAACCGAAGCCATCGATCCGGCGGCGGCGCTCATGGCGCGGTCGCGTGCCTTGTCCCACATGCTGCGGCTCTTGCGCGAACGCTTGCCGACCTCTTCCTCACCCTTTTCGGCCACTTCCTCTGCCGTGGCGGCGGCATCGACGGCCTTCTGCGCCAGCACTTCCTCGGCGCTCTCGCGGTCGACCGCCTCGTCATACTTGCCGTCGACCGGGCTGACCGACTGGATGATCGCGCGCTCCTTCGCCGTCAGCGGGCCAAGGCGGCTGCGCGGCGGCTTGATCAGCGTGCGCTGCACCACCGTCGGCGCGCCATCCTCGTCCAGCGTGGAGACCAGCGCCTCGCCCACGCGCAGCTGGGTGATGGCTTCCGCGACATCGAGATCGGGATTGATGCGGAAAGTCTCCGCCGCCGCCTTGATCGCCCGCTGGTCGCGCGGGGTGAAGGCGCGCAGCGCGTGCTGCACGCGGTTGCCTAACTGACCGGCGACTTCCTCGGGGATGTCGATCGGGTTCTGCGTCACGAAGAACACGCCGACGCCCTTGGAACGGATCAGCCGCACCACGCGCTCGATGGTTTCCTCCAGCGCCTTCGGGGCATCGTCGAACAGCAGGTGCGCCTCGTCGAAGAAGAACACCAGCTTCGGCTTTTCCGGATCGCCCACTTCGGGCAGGCTTTCGAACAGTTCGGCCAGCAGCCACAGCAGGAAGGTGGCATAGAGCTTGGGGCTGCGCATCAGCTGGTCCGCGGCCAGGATGTTGACGTAGCCGCGGCCCTGCTCGTCGGTCTTCAGGAAATCGTCGATCTCCAGCGCGGGCTCGCCGAAGAACTTGTCCGCCCCCTGCGATTCGAAGCTGAGCAGCTGCCGCTGGATCGCCCCGACCGAGGCTTTCGACACGTTGCCGTATTCGCCCGACAGCTCCTTCGAATTGTCGTAGGCCCAGGCGAGCATCGCGCGCAGGTCGTCGAAATCGAGCAGCAGCGTCGGCTTGCCGTCGGTGGCCAGCCCTTCGTCGGCAGCGCGAAAGACGATCTGCAGCACGCCTTCCTGCGTCTCGTTCAGGTCCAGCAGGCGCGCCAGCAGCAGCGGACCCATTTCGGAAACCGTGGTGCGGACGGGGTGGCCCTGCTCGCCGTAAAGGTCCCAGAACACTACCGGGTTATCCGAATAGGCATAGTCGTCCATGCCCAGTTCCTTGGCCCGGCCTTCCAGCTTGTCGGCGTGCTTGAAAGTGGGCGAGCCAGGCATGCCGATACCCGAAAGGTCACCCTTCACGTCGGCCACGAACACCGGCACGCCATTGGCGGAGAAGCTCTCCGCCATGCCTTGCAACGTCACCGTCTTGCCGGTGCCGGTCGCGCCCGCGATCAGCCCGTGGCGGTTGGCGCGACTGAGGTCCAGCGCCTGCCGATTGCCGTCGAGATCATTGCCCAGGAAAATATCGGCCATGCTGGTCCTTATTCGTATGTTGCCGTAATCTGACAGTGACCCTAGAGCGGAGGGGATGGAAGGCAAGTCTCCCTTCGTGCTGCTAGACGACGCGCGCGCCAGCGGTGCGAGCGATGCGCATTATTTCGTCAACCCGGAACAGGTGTTCGTCGCCCGCCGCGCGGAAGAGGTGGTGGACGTGCTGGCCGCTGCCGACAAGGCGCGAGTGGAGGGCGGCAAGTACCTCGCCGGCTACCTCGCCTACGAGGCGGGGCTGGCACTGGAAGGCCGCCTCATGCCGCTGGCTGCGGAGCGCGCCGGCGCTGCCGGTCCGCTGGTCTGGCTGGGCCTGTTCGACGCGCCGGAGACTATTCCCGCGGCCGACATGCCGGACTGGCTGGCCGCGCGTTCGCGGGGTGAAGCCAGCATCGGCCCGCTCGATCCGCAGGTGTCGACCGGCGCCTACCTCGATGCCTTCGCCACCTTGCAGGAAGCGATTCGCGCGGGCGACATCTACCAGGCCAACCTCACCATCCCGCTGGCCGGCCCGGCGCGCGGCGACCCGCTGACGCTTTATGCCAAGATCCGCCCCACGGCGGCGGCAGGCTATGGCGGACTGATCTTCGACGGGTCCGACTGGCTGCTTTCCTTCAGCCCCGAGCTGTTCTTCTCGCTGCGAGGCAGCGCGGCCAAGGTGAAGCCGATGAAAGGCACCCGCCCGCGCGGCGGCACCGAGGCGGAAGACCAGGCGCTGGCCGAGGAACTGCAGGCATCGGTGAAGGACAAGGCCGAGAACCTGATGATCGTCGACCTGATGCGCAACGACCTGTCGCGCGTCGCCGAGGCGGGCACCGTCAGGGTGGAGCACCCCTTCGCGGTGGAGACCTATCCCACGCTGCACACCATGACGACGACCGTCCTGGCCGACCTGCAGGAGGGCAAGGGCGCGATCGACATGCTGCACGCGCTGTTCCCCTGCGGCTCCATCACCGGCGCGCCGAAGATCCGCGCGATGGAACTGATCGACGAGGTCGAGCGCGATGCGCGCGGCCCCTATTGCGGCGGCATCGGCCGGATCGACGCGCCCAAGGACGGACATGGCGGCGACGCCGCCTTCAACGTCGGCATCCGCACCATCCGCCTGACGCCGGGCGAGAACCAGAAGCACAAGGCCGTGCTGGGCGTCGGCGGCGCCATCGTCGCCGACAGCGAAGGCATGGAGGAATGGCGCGAGTGCCTGGTCAAGGGCGCCTTCGTGCGCGGCGTGGCAGGCGGTCATGACCTGATCGAGACCATGGGCTTCGACCCCAAGCAAGGCATGCCATACCTGGAGCTGCACCTTGAACGGATGAAGGCGAGCGCGGCGGAACTGGGCTTTGCCTTCGACCGGCACGAGACGCGCAACCGCATCCAGGCGCTGTGCTTCGAGCTGGACAAGCCGGCCAAGGTCCGCCTGGTCCTGGCGCGTTCGGGTGCGGTGACGCTGGAAGCGCATCCGATGCCCGCACCGCTGGCCGATCCCGCCCCCTGCATCGTCCTGCCGCACCCCACCGTGCCGCACGACTGGCGCCTGCGCCACAAGAGCAGCGACCGCAGCTTCTACGAAGCGGCCCTTGGCGTGGCGAAGCG is a genomic window of Aurantiacibacter sp. MUD11 containing:
- a CDS encoding S9 family peptidase encodes the protein MSIIRNITLAALAAAATALPANAQDAEVNYDTSIQPPRAEQREHSYTYHGITVSDPYAWLRDESYPVIDDEDVLDYLRAENTYFETQMAGQQQLVETLFTEMRGRIKEDDSSVPQRDGDWIYWSEFEEGGEYRKYYRRPAEGGEAVLFLDGPALAEGHEYFSLGDISVSESGRYVAYSTDTSGAERYTVQILDTETGELLPDTIEDTNTGLIWAADDSMLVYGRANENWRVDRIFAHTIGEDSANDVEIYHEAQLGFTTSPGLSSNREWLIIAAGDNETSEVRFIPITDPTAEPILVRERQTGVEYSADIREGTLYIWSNDEHVNFRLATAPLSDPGNWTTLIEGSDEFYLTGFDLFRDFYVTEGRLNGLDQVQIRYYDDPSRVETIAFPEATYTAGTSNNPEWAVDRIRLSYESPITPDTVYDYHVASQELETLKVQEIPSGFDPSLYTVERIQVRARDGAMVPVSIVYRTDREMGGPLHMYAYGAYGFAYPPNFSTTRFSLIDRGVAYAIAHIRGGDDLGRNWYLQGKMEERTNTFNDFVDVGRGLIELGYTSEGQISASGGSAGGELMGAVVNQAPELFGAVVAHVPFVDVLTTMLDTSLPLTPGEWPEWGNPIESKAAFTHLLSYSPYDQVIAQDYPPMLVTAGLNDPRVTYWEPAKWVAKLRELKTDNNILLLKTNMGAGHGGRSGRFEGLRETAEEVAFILWQLGIEE
- a CDS encoding aminopeptidase P family protein, with protein sequence MLMQTHEARLDALRKELAKRDLAGFVVPISDEHLSEYVGAYAQRLAWLTGFGGSAGSAAILRDKAAMFVDGRYTLQVREQVSGQLYEYKSVPDDSMADWLADNVSEGARIGFDPWLHTRGWAKKVAKKLESVGAELVPVEGNPIDAVWADQPEPSPAPAYVQDDKLAGRTSAEKRAEIACWLNDNKLDAVVISALDSVAWTLNIRGADVDHTPVALSYLVVQEDGTADWFIAPEKVPAEVAQALGNAVRIRPRDEFSAAFAELAGKRVAADPARSVAAIFERLDEVGAEIVSEDDPTVLPKAIKTPAEQQGHRDAQARDGVAIAQFLHWLSVEAPKGEVDELSAAAKLHDLRRANSDLLRDLSFDTISGAGPNGASPHYRVDEDSNRKLEPNSVYLVDSGGQYPDGTTDITRTIWVGPGSPPDEVCDRFTRVLKGHIALDMQTFPPGTPGSALDTLARQHLWMAGVDYAHGTGHGVGAFLGVHEGPQRIAKGRGAQAGTDQPLMAGMILSNEPGYYKANEYGIRIENLVLVEPREIAGAEGEWLGFETLTFAPIDRTLVKRDLLSPAEIAWWNDYHAKVREIIAPQLSGEVLEWLEEACQPL
- a CDS encoding EF-hand domain-containing protein, giving the protein MNKTLILALAATGLSISGTAAAQDRPQRGADITRADAEARAGAAFARMDANGDGLLNTADREARQRERFARADADGDGAVTFEEAQAAREAHRAERQARRAERGAEAGERRGMRGQRMGRRGGMRGMRGMMAERADTNNDGAISQAEFAAAMLARFDRTDANGDGTVTAEERRAQRGERRERMREHRENRAG
- a CDS encoding response regulator, whose translation is MTKEQVQLLLVDDEPSLREPLADYLSRQGFDVTQAESAAKARSALQEMTPSLVLLDIMMPGEDGISLCRHLVESKDLPVIFLTAKGEATDRIVGLEIGADDYVVKPFEPRELVARIRSVLRRATKGGAPTGGNADAHYEFDGWQLDPLKRRLIDPEGTLVPISSAEFRLLRALLDHPKQVMDRDRLLDMVQGREAHLFDRAVDNQVSRLRRKIEADTRDPKVIQTVWGGGYRLACEVRRFEPEQD
- a CDS encoding sensor histidine kinase; amino-acid sequence: MRRFLPKSLPPRSLLGQMLLSVALALLVAQTISAVLLYRAQQARNEFGAANALAFQLVAEPRIDIRVDADPSGDNPMRRRPRVLRMQYSETSPLLPGESSDDRRENLLRELLGNQGVDIADLVVTSRPVMDDPFVQRGLRNGTRWRGDEAWQRGELLVAGLRRTGEERWLIARIPMPVPEEGSLRGVILQTVILYLVLVGGLALLLRRITRPLAVLTRRVERFGGQQLEADPLPPSGPEDTRRLITAHNAMEARIAALLDEKDVMLGAIGHDLKTPLAALRVRIECVEDDIERERMADTIEDITNSLDDILSLARVGRPSDPLERTDLSALLASVVEEYEDMGRNVALGPTERVALPVRATWLRRALRNLISNALRYGQQARISLSKDDTHAILRIADKGPGIPEDQIDAMLQPFTRGETSRNRETGGAGLGLTLARAIAEQHGGTLTLSNRIGEDGGVDGLLAEIRIPLSA
- a CDS encoding helicase HerA-like domain-containing protein yields the protein MADIFLGNDLDGNRQALDLSRANRHGLIAGATGTGKTVTLQGMAESFSANGVPVFVADVKGDLSGIGMPGSPTFKHADKLEGRAKELGMDDYAYSDNPVVFWDLYGEQGHPVRTTVSEMGPLLLARLLDLNETQEGVLQIVFRAADEGLATDGKPTLLLDFDDLRAMLAWAYDNSKELSGEYGNVSKASVGAIQRQLLSFESQGADKFFGEPALEIDDFLKTDEQGRGYVNILAADQLMRSPKLYATFLLWLLAELFESLPEVGDPEKPKLVFFFDEAHLLFDDAPKALEETIERVVRLIRSKGVGVFFVTQNPIDIPEEVAGQLGNRVQHALRAFTPRDQRAIKAAAETFRINPDLDVAEAITQLRVGEALVSTLDEDGAPTVVQRTLIKPPRSRLGPLTAKERAIIQSVSPVDGKYDEAVDRESAEEVLAQKAVDAAATAEEVAEKGEEEVGKRSRKSRSMWDKARDRAMSAAAGSMASVAAAAVTGRRSRANPTRTAITSGVGSIATDLGGPIVGRFVRNIIGGLMR
- the pabB gene encoding aminodeoxychorismate synthase component I; the encoded protein is MEGKSPFVLLDDARASGASDAHYFVNPEQVFVARRAEEVVDVLAAADKARVEGGKYLAGYLAYEAGLALEGRLMPLAAERAGAAGPLVWLGLFDAPETIPAADMPDWLAARSRGEASIGPLDPQVSTGAYLDAFATLQEAIRAGDIYQANLTIPLAGPARGDPLTLYAKIRPTAAAGYGGLIFDGSDWLLSFSPELFFSLRGSAAKVKPMKGTRPRGGTEAEDQALAEELQASVKDKAENLMIVDLMRNDLSRVAEAGTVRVEHPFAVETYPTLHTMTTTVLADLQEGKGAIDMLHALFPCGSITGAPKIRAMELIDEVERDARGPYCGGIGRIDAPKDGHGGDAAFNVGIRTIRLTPGENQKHKAVLGVGGAIVADSEGMEEWRECLVKGAFVRGVAGGHDLIETMGFDPKQGMPYLELHLERMKASAAELGFAFDRHETRNRIQALCFELDKPAKVRLVLARSGAVTLEAHPMPAPLADPAPCIVLPHPTVPHDWRLRHKSSDRSFYEAALGVAKRVDAVEAVLVRGEQVIEGCWTNVFVERDGILLTPPLALGLLPGVLRRALIEQGKAREADLTVRDLEHGFLIGNALRGLMPATLQVP